The Nerophis lumbriciformis linkage group LG09, RoL_Nlum_v2.1, whole genome shotgun sequence nucleotide sequence acatGATTGTTATTGTTTGTAGCTGAATGATATGGCCATTGAGGTTATATACATGTGTAAATGAATGCATACATGCTGTATGTTGACAGTAAACATCTGCTGTATATGTGAATTTACATGACAGAGAATACAGATGATCATTTATCTGTTGCATTCTTTGTAAAGGCATACACTTGTGCAACAACATTTTGATCTACAGCTGGAAGTTATTTATTTGGCCAAGACCTGAGGAAAATTCCCCATTCTCCTCTCTTTAGTTACAATATTACCCTATTACTTTAATGCAAATGATATAAAATCAAATTTTAAGATCTTTTTCTAACAAACAGTATGCTGCATTTTAAGGTCATTCAATGGTACAGTTACACTTTCACAAGTTGTCAATCTGGGCATATAAAATATATGGAATTTCCTTATCTTTCAATGTAAATCTGTTTAGCACTTTTTACAGTTTACAGCATGTAGTAACATATCTGTACATCTGCttatgtacaaacgtttgtatatctCGTACATGAGTATGATTGAATTCAACTgtggttcatttttattttttttctggctgtataatgattgatttttttgtgatggaCAAGCATTTTTCAGATGGATCTATTATCAGTTTGTTGAAAGACCAAAGGTATAAATTTATTCTACAACTCACATCAACTATGTTTATAGGCAGTATGTCTGTTGCAATTCCCCATCTCTGTCgttggtgaatttttttttttacaaaagtggGTTAATCCAAAGCAATTAAGAGGGCTGATAAGGTACAAATCTTTGGAGGAGATACAAATGTTCAGATTTCTCGTTCAGCACTTGCTCGAGAAACCTAAATAGATATGAGTATTAATGTAATGTACACTTTAGCTGGCAAGAGCCTGAGCGAATATTGATTTAGTTATTATGTATTTTGGATGCATCCTTAAGTAAACAATAGTTAAATATTCAACATAGGATAGCCTTGGACAGTTCAAGGGGAGTATATGTATGgccattgttttttttcccttctattTGTATGGTAACCTTGTGAAAGATAAGCCACTTTATACTACAATATGCCAACGTTCATTAAGTGTAGCAAACAGTTACTGACTGCAAAGTaggattattatatattttttaaagacttCAAGCGGtacaaaaatggatggatggatgactgcaTATTATTCTTTGTGGTGTGTGTTGTTTTGTTAGGGACTTTGTTGTTCAGTTATGAACTTTTTCAAAACTTCCTTTACACCACACAACCTTCATTTACCGTAATTTCCAGACTATATGCCGCTAGGTTTACGATAAATACATTGTTAATAAAGTTCTCATGAATAAATAATTGTTTATAGGTTGTGATTCGCTTAATGAGATGAATTAGATGATGATCTCCTTTTTCTATAAGGTTCAATCGATCAAaggttatttatatagctcttaatcaaAGGGGCCTCGtaaggctgcacaaaccacaatgacatcacTGGTCTGAACCCACATCAGGAttgttcttccttgtactttataAACACTTTGATTTTAAGCAGTTTCGTAAACTGGtacattagtacattgtttgacatctttgcttaatccattccagaatttattccacatactgatatacttaaGGTCTTAAGTAGTGTATGGGCATACACatcttttaagttacatttttctctacGGAAATAACGGGTCTGAATGCACATAGTTTTgtaatttccccatatttctacacactaACTCTGACATGgcaacactagcaagcagtagagaatatggagtgatttttggtgcaAAATAAACAGTTGTTTGTAATTTTGAAGATGTTGTTTATAAAGAAATGTAATAgttttgatccctggggtacgccccAAGATTGTACTTTATaccttgttacagacactgtcTTTCGTTAAATTTGCCAATAATCAcaagcatctgtgtaaatgtttcaTGATGCAATACGAACACATGTGGCTAATACGTTTCCGGCCAGTATATGTACAAATTAAAATTTGTCAAACATTAAGTGGGTGTGGCTTGTAATCAGGTATGTTTTTTTAAGTCCAAAAATGACGGCACACAGCACACCCACTTGCAGAATCTGTTACTCCTGTTGAGTGACTGACGTAACTGATCTAAAGAAGTAAGTGAGTCCTGTTgcctaatgtagttgtataaagatTAACATTCAACACAGAGAATTGGACAACATGCAAGCACAATAGCACATTCCCTTAAGATAAGCCATTGTCAAGAGCAAAATTGTTAATTAAGGTAAAGGGCACCAGGCTACATCTGTCACATCCCTTAGCAGCTACTTTAATTATATATTTCGGTCAATCTGTTCTTCCTGATGTGAGATAGGATGCTGTACATGAAACAACATCTGCAGAGTTATGTCAAAGAGCTTCAACATCTGTTGACGTTTTACAGCCTGTCAATCAGGCTACTGTCTTTCTCGTATGCCTTTATGTGATGTTGAGAAAGCAATGTCAAGTGCTGAGAGCGTACATCTGCGTCACAGTTTCAGCTTACACTTTTATAGTAAGAGACACATTTACACACAGACTGATACTACGCACAAAGACACACCCTGTGGCTTTTGTTCCCTAATGTTGTCATTCAAGGTGACAGTGGGGATTGAACTGACACCACCCACAAAAGCTTGAGATCGTCGAAGATGTCGGGTAGCATCTGCTGGAAGTACCAACTGATCCAATAGTGAGACTGGCTCTGATGATgtctccataaaaaaaaaaaaatgatcatAGCAGCATATTGTCAATATCAGGAGTGTGCAACCCACGGCTCtggagccacatgtggctcttctGCCTCCTTGTTGTGGCTCCCTCAGATTTTTCTAACCCCACAGtgagaaaagggacaagcggtagaaaatgaatggatgaatggatggatggataattacaaATTATACAAGAGGTTTTGATAACTGGTTGGTGGTTGTCTCATTTAAAATATTGGTGCAGATTCGGACAAAGGTTTCAATCATATCATTTTTGATATAACGTTTTTTTGTCACGTGCATCAAAAGGAGCATCAAAACAGCACTGCCTTCCATTTGTGATTCATCCTCAATTTACCAGGACAATATAACACCAAAGTGCAAACAAACACAAATTTGGCACCCAACTTTGTTTTATCCAGTTCAGCCAAGGCTGAGGTGGGTTCTACTCCATTCAGTGTTAATTGGTACTTGTTTACTTCATAAAACATTTATTGGTTGTAACAAAATTATTTTTCAATTTACTTTCAAAAGAAAAATCCctctcttttgttttgttttgttgatcTTCATGTCCATTTCTAAAGTCCACACTAAATGATTTGATGATACAATGACTACACTGAATAATTTGAACATTATATGTTCATGTTCTGAGTGTATACAGTATCCATCCAGGTGAAGACACATTTAGCGCTGTTGTACATGGCACAGAGACCTAAAGACACACAAGCTTTAAAGCTCAAGATCCTACTACTTTTCCTTTTGTAATCCTCTCTGAGTCTATTAATATGTCAGTTTCCATGGTAATTTGCTTCTTGCCAAATACTGAACTGATAAGTGGTGATAAGTGCATAAAAAGAAGGGGGATAAGAGGTAGGGACCTGCAAAGATCAAAACACTAGGGGTCATGCAGGAGTGTCAAAGCAAGTTACTGACAAATGGACTTCCCTACTCTAACATTGCAATGTCAATAGAAAAAAATTATGAAGCATGTCTCATTTTTCTACCTCTACTTATTCTACCCTGCAGTGAAACTAAACCCAGGAACAACATATATTACATGGCATTTTGTAAATGCAATAAACATGACAAATGTCCACAGAGCAAATTAATATAGTGTAGATGTTGCGAATATCACAAATATTAATTGATCAGATTGTATTACAAGGTATTCCATGATCAACTTTTCAAAACTCCTACTTCTGTCACTGGGTAtcaataatataaaacatgttttaatttcCGATGACCTTACCTGTTTGTTGTACTTCGGTTGACTGTTCTTGTAGCTGTAATCAGAGTACTGGTCTGAACCTGTGGAGTTGTCGTCTCCCCCTGTTCCTACAAAGGTGTTGGTTGCCGGAAGGTCCTGGACTGCCTGATGCTTCTGAGAGCCTGATGGAGACTGGGCCTGCAGCTGAATGGAGGGCAAGGGGGAGTTGGAGCGGTAGTGCCTGCCTATATCAGGGCTTTCTGGTGAGTAAGTTAAGGGTAGATGTATCCTCGGGCTATCATTGACTGCATCAAGGTTGAACTTGAGACTTTTTTGAAGGCTGACCTCCTCTTCTTCCCCAAGTGGTTTTGGAGATTTCTGAGGTTTTCCTTTTCTACCTCGTTTACCTTTGGCATTTTTTGGTGCCTGTTTGGGTGCATATAAGTCCTTTGTTTCCTTTTTGCCGGCTTGATATCCACTCTTTGTTTCTCTCTGGATGCGGTGTCGAATAAAAACCACCACCAAGATGAGCATAACAACACCTGCTACACCAGCCAGGCTTCCAAACAAGATATTGCTGCGTTGTGCAGCATAACCACTGTCCGGATCACCAGCTATATCCCTGTCAAGTGGAGTGTAAAGACTGTGTCCAACGAGTGCCTCCACTAAGCTGACATTTGAAATGGTTTCATTGACATAGATATGGACCAAAGCAGTGGCATGACGTGCAGGCTTTCCCCTGTCACTCACTTTTACCACCAGGCGATGTAGTCCACCATATTTTGGAGCCATCTCCTTTGCTAGTGTAATTTCTCCACTGGATGGGGAGATGCGAAATAACTGGTAAGGGTTTCCACCTGCAATGCTGAATACCAGATCTGCATTGGGCCCACTGTCCAGATCTTCAGCTTCCACTATCTCCACATGGCTATCTGGGGATGCTCGTGGTGACAAACGCGTGAAGGAGGAATTGGAGGGCTTTGTGATCACAGGGTCATTGTCATTTTCATCCAGTACATTGATGGTAACGCCCACATAAGAGGACCGAGGTGGCTGCCCTCCATCCACTGCTTTTAGACGGAAAGTGTAGCTGCTTTCTTTTTCTCTGTCAAATGAAATGCTTGATAAGATAGTGCCAGTTCCATTTTGGACAACAAATTTCCCTCCATCAGGCTCCACAGAGAGCTGAACAAGAGCATTCTCACCCTTATCTACATCCATGACAGTTACCATGCCAACTGGGCTGAGGGGAGGCATGTTTTCTAAAACTGAGAAGCTATAGCCGCTAAGCATGAATTTTGGGTCGTTGTCATTGCGGTCAAGGACTCTTATTATAACACTTGCCGTTCCTTTATGCACAGGCGACCCTTTATCAGTTGCAGCGACCCGGAACTCATAGTGTTCTTTGTGTTCACGGTCAAGTGGGTTCCGAGCTTTGACTGTACCTGTATTTTGATCAATCTCAAACAGACCCTTGATTGATGTGTCTGCCACAATACTATAGAGGAGTTCGGCATTTGTGCCGCTGTCTGCATCTGAAGCAATGACATCCAAAACTTTTTCTCCAGGTTGGTTTTCTTCGGCAAACTCTActtcaaacaaggatggggagaatACTGGAGAGTTATCATTCACATCAGTCACCTGCACCTTCAATGAGTTGGTACTAGAGAGTGCAGGATTTCCAGAATCAACAGCCACAATCTCCACTCGATAATCCTTCACCCTTTCATAATCAAGAGGAGTGGTGGTTTGTAAAAAATACTTTCTCTTGTTGTCACTGGATGAGTCACTGATAGGGCGGAGCTGGAAGGGCACATCCCCCGCAACCACACATGTGACCACAGCATTCTCTCCCTCATCCTTGTCGGACACTTGCACCAAAGCAACTGCTGTTCCCACTGGCATGTCTTCTGAAATGTTAGCCACCCCTTCACTGTGAGTGACAAGTCCAATTCCACGTATCTCCACAGCTGGAGCATTGTCGTTTTGGTCAATCACCTCGATGGTCACAAAGGTTTTTGAACTCTTAGGTTGCGGACCCTTATCCCTTGCCACCACATAGAAGGACAAGCTGTCAATTTCCTCTCGATCCAGTGACCCTTTGACATAGATGACACCTGTTGACCGATCGATTCGTAAGAGTTTTGGCACAGGGTCTCCTGCTTGATGAAGTGTGTATTCAATTTCTCCATTGGGGCCCATGTCTGAGTCATTTGCTTTAACCTATAACAAAAGAAATGTAGCAGTTAAAAGTGTGAATGAGATGAAACAATTGAATAGGGCACAATATGTGAGCTGTTTcagttttatttgatcaaaaacggGATCAAATGTTTTGAGTAAATAGCAGAACATGTAGGCTCACCTGCAGCACAGAGTGGCCCACCGGACTATTCTCCAACACTTCTGCTTCATAGGTAGATTTTTCAAACTTCGGTGCATTGTCATTTGCATCAGTGACGACAACTCTCAGCAAAGCACTGCTGTAGCGTTGTGGGTTGCCTCCATCTACTGCTTTGATGGTGAGGTCATAGGAATCCTTTAACTCACGATCTAAGTTGCCCAAAACAATAAGCTGTGGGAGCTTGCCACCCCTGTCATCAGCCACTTGTAAGCCAAATAACGTTGCCGCATCTGGTCCCGCAGTGAGGGCATAATCACTCACCCCATTCCTGTCTGAGTCCCTGTCAGTAGCTAGAGGTATGGAGAACAGGGCCCCCATGATCGTGTTCTCAGGTACAGAGATGGTGAGCACAGAAGACGGGAACTGGGGGGTGTTGTCATTGATGTCCTGTACTTCGATACGTCCTTCAATGAGTCTCGGGCTCTGATTCTGTATCAGATCTGTCACTGATACTTCAAATTCCAGGTAGCAGGGTTTACCCTTAACAAGCAACCGGCAGTCTCTTAATGTCTCTCTGTCGATAGGAATCTCAGTGGTGAAAATATCTCCAGTCTTTCCGTCAACACGTAGATAAGGGGCACCCACCTCCAGCTTGTACAGATGACCTGAGTCTGGCAGCCCCTGGTCTGCTGCCAGACTTCCAATAAGAGTGTTAGGGGGCTGCTCTTCCTGAACTCTGTACAGGATGCTGCCCACAGCAGAGCCGGAGAGCAGAACCAGGAGCCAAAACAGCATCACGAGTAAATTTTGTTCCATGGGGTCATTAGAAGATCTACCTGTAAAATGACAAAGTGAATTTGTATCAAAGTTAATTTTCCTTTCAAAAGGCTTTATTCATATTGCCTTTCAACACAGTGATATTATACAGTAATACAAATAGGATTGGTTTCAGTTGAAATACATAATTCTATTCCTGCTGTTTTTCCACAGAGCTTTATACACATCTCAGGGGCCAGTGTGGATTATTCTAGTTACATAATCAAATGAAAAGGTAATGGATTTAAAACAGGAGAATGCATACTGTATAATATTTCTACACTGCACTGACTATTGCGCAAAACCGTCAGTACCAAAATATGttcttaaaatgtaaaaagtgACCCGGATAAAACAAAGCTGCAAAGTGTGACATAGTATGTGCACAACATTCACTGAGTGTTACCCATGACTATATTAGCTTGCAGGAGGATAATAGAATATGTGAGAGCTTCGCCTCGC carries:
- the pcdh1a gene encoding protocadherin-1 isoform X2; the protein is MEQNLLVMLFWLLVLLSGSAVGSILYRVQEEQPPNTLIGSLAADQGLPDSGHLYKLEVGAPYLRVDGKTGDIFTTEIPIDRETLRDCRLLVKGKPCYLEFEVSVTDLIQNQSPRLIEGRIEVQDINDNTPQFPSSVLTISVPENTIMGALFSIPLATDRDSDRNGVSDYALTAGPDAATLFGLQVADDRGGKLPQLIVLGNLDRELKDSYDLTIKAVDGGNPQRYSSALLRVVVTDANDNAPKFEKSTYEAEVLENSPVGHSVLQVKANDSDMGPNGEIEYTLHQAGDPVPKLLRIDRSTGVIYVKGSLDREEIDSLSFYVVARDKGPQPKSSKTFVTIEVIDQNDNAPAVEIRGIGLVTHSEGVANISEDMPVGTAVALVQVSDKDEGENAVVTCVVAGDVPFQLRPISDSSSDNKRKYFLQTTTPLDYERVKDYRVEIVAVDSGNPALSSTNSLKVQVTDVNDNSPVFSPSLFEVEFAEENQPGEKVLDVIASDADSGTNAELLYSIVADTSIKGLFEIDQNTGTVKARNPLDREHKEHYEFRVAATDKGSPVHKGTASVIIRVLDRNDNDPKFMLSGYSFSVLENMPPLSPVGMVTVMDVDKGENALVQLSVEPDGGKFVVQNGTGTILSSISFDREKESSYTFRLKAVDGGQPPRSSYVGVTINVLDENDNDPVITKPSNSSFTRLSPRASPDSHVEIVEAEDLDSGPNADLVFSIAGGNPYQLFRISPSSGEITLAKEMAPKYGGLHRLVVKVSDRGKPARHATALVHIYVNETISNVSLVEALVGHSLYTPLDRDIAGDPDSGYAAQRSNILFGSLAGVAGVVMLILVVVFIRHRIQRETKSGYQAGKKETKDLYAPKQAPKNAKGKRGRKGKPQKSPKPLGEEEEVSLQKSLKFNLDAVNDSPRIHLPLTYSPESPDIGRHYRSNSPLPSIQLQAQSPSGSQKHQAVQDLPATNTFVGTGGDDNSTGSDQYSDYSYKNSQPKYNKQHPHRRVTFSTTNPVQDLQDASQHSYYDSGLEESETPSSKSSSGPRIGPLTLPEDHYERTTPDGSIGENEHPENASIQTASSSSTFAAKRQTQHVDPG
- the pcdh1a gene encoding protocadherin-1 isoform X1, whose amino-acid sequence is MEQNLLVMLFWLLVLLSGSAVGSILYRVQEEQPPNTLIGSLAADQGLPDSGHLYKLEVGAPYLRVDGKTGDIFTTEIPIDRETLRDCRLLVKGKPCYLEFEVSVTDLIQNQSPRLIEGRIEVQDINDNTPQFPSSVLTISVPENTIMGALFSIPLATDRDSDRNGVSDYALTAGPDAATLFGLQVADDRGGKLPQLIVLGNLDRELKDSYDLTIKAVDGGNPQRYSSALLRVVVTDANDNAPKFEKSTYEAEVLENSPVGHSVLQVKANDSDMGPNGEIEYTLHQAGDPVPKLLRIDRSTGVIYVKGSLDREEIDSLSFYVVARDKGPQPKSSKTFVTIEVIDQNDNAPAVEIRGIGLVTHSEGVANISEDMPVGTAVALVQVSDKDEGENAVVTCVVAGDVPFQLRPISDSSSDNKRKYFLQTTTPLDYERVKDYRVEIVAVDSGNPALSSTNSLKVQVTDVNDNSPVFSPSLFEVEFAEENQPGEKVLDVIASDADSGTNAELLYSIVADTSIKGLFEIDQNTGTVKARNPLDREHKEHYEFRVAATDKGSPVHKGTASVIIRVLDRNDNDPKFMLSGYSFSVLENMPPLSPVGMVTVMDVDKGENALVQLSVEPDGGKFVVQNGTGTILSSISFDREKESSYTFRLKAVDGGQPPRSSYVGVTINVLDENDNDPVITKPSNSSFTRLSPRASPDSHVEIVEAEDLDSGPNADLVFSIAGGNPYQLFRISPSSGEITLAKEMAPKYGGLHRLVVKVSDRGKPARHATALVHIYVNETISNVSLVEALVGHSLYTPLDRDIAGDPDSGYAAQRSNILFGSLAGVAGVVMLILVVVFIRHRIQRETKSGYQAGKKETKDLYAPKQAPKNAKGKRGRKGKPQKSPKPLGEEEEVSLQKSLKFNLDAVNDSPRIHLPLTYSPESPDIGRHYRSNSPLPSIQLQAQSPSGSQKHQAVQDLPATNTFVGTGGDDNSTGSDQYSDYSYKNSQPKYNKQHPHRRVTFSTTNPVQDLQDASQHSYYDSGLEESETPSSKSSSGPRIGPLTLPEDHYERTTPDGSIGENEHPENDIRSLPDVAMTGNCTTECSELGHSDACWMPGHPSPVRRARNPPKLSTFVPYQERGSLGRLANGSAILGGEEHRSRLPPSRSAYSGSGQDASQDCPLEEMPLSVTSEFPPTSPSAHTPKREIYL